From the genome of bacterium, one region includes:
- the cofH gene encoding 5-amino-6-(D-ribitylamino)uracil--L-tyrosine 4-hydroxyphenyl transferase CofH — protein sequence MDTGTEPDPGSSLARLLAHTGPAVARALDRALSGGDLTAEEAETLLRASGRDATALTAAADALRRDTVGDVVTYVVNRNINFTNVCIKGCGFCAFSRDFREEEGYFLPEEEIVRRAQEAWDLGATEVCVQAGLPPKMDGDLYIRLTRRIKAALPDIHIHAFSPEEVLYGAVRSGRTVRDYLRELRAAGVGSLPGTAAEILDDELRDRLAPGRIRTAQWIEVIRTAHELGIPTTSTMMFGHAETPAHQARHLVLLRDLQRGSGGFTEFVPLSFVHTEAPMWRRRLVAGLRPGPTGLEVVRVHAAARIVLGRAIPNLQVSWVKEGPRMAQLLLGAGANDVGGTLINESISTSAGAGFGQLVPPSELRRWIRDAGRIPAERFTTYRLRRVFDGTEPDAPEPLDAAATDPARFGSYQALIKMDRYRYRHPGRDAAGVTP from the coding sequence ATGGACACCGGCACGGAACCTGACCCCGGCTCCTCGCTCGCGCGCCTCCTTGCGCACACCGGGCCCGCGGTGGCCCGTGCCCTCGACCGCGCGCTGTCCGGCGGCGACCTGACCGCCGAGGAGGCCGAGACCCTGCTTCGGGCCTCGGGGCGTGATGCGACCGCGCTCACGGCGGCCGCGGACGCCCTGCGCCGCGACACCGTCGGCGACGTCGTGACCTACGTCGTCAACCGCAACATCAACTTCACCAACGTGTGCATCAAGGGCTGCGGCTTCTGCGCCTTCAGCCGCGACTTCCGCGAAGAAGAAGGCTACTTCCTACCGGAAGAGGAGATCGTCCGGCGCGCGCAGGAGGCCTGGGACCTTGGCGCCACCGAGGTGTGCGTGCAGGCCGGCCTGCCGCCCAAGATGGACGGTGACCTGTACATCCGGCTCACCCGGAGGATCAAGGCGGCGCTCCCGGACATTCACATTCACGCGTTCTCGCCGGAAGAGGTGCTGTACGGCGCCGTCCGCTCGGGCCGCACGGTGCGCGACTACCTGCGCGAGCTCAGGGCCGCCGGCGTGGGCAGCCTGCCCGGGACGGCCGCCGAGATTCTGGACGACGAACTGCGGGACCGCCTCGCCCCCGGCCGGATCCGTACCGCGCAGTGGATCGAGGTCATCAGGACGGCGCACGAGCTCGGCATCCCCACGACGTCCACCATGATGTTTGGGCACGCGGAGACCCCGGCCCACCAGGCGCGCCACCTCGTGCTCCTGCGCGACCTGCAGCGCGGCTCGGGCGGATTCACCGAGTTCGTGCCCTTGAGCTTCGTCCACACGGAGGCCCCGATGTGGCGGCGGCGGCTCGTGGCGGGGCTCCGCCCGGGGCCGACGGGCCTGGAGGTCGTGCGCGTGCACGCGGCGGCCCGCATCGTGCTCGGCCGCGCGATCCCGAACCTCCAAGTCTCCTGGGTCAAGGAAGGCCCGCGGATGGCGCAGCTGCTGCTGGGCGCCGGCGCCAACGACGTCGGCGGGACGCTCATCAACGAGAGCATCTCCACGTCGGCCGGCGCCGGCTTCGGCCAACTCGTCCCCCCCTCCGAGCTGCGCCGCTGGATCCGCGATGCCGGCAGGATTCCGGCCGAGCGATTCACGACCTACAGGCTCCGCCGCGTGTTCGATGGGACGGAGCCGGATGCGCCCGAACCGCTCGACGCGGCCGCCACCGATCCGGCCCGCTTCGGCAGTTATCAGGCGCTCATCAAGATGGACCGATACCGCTATCGCCACCCCGGCCGCGACGCGGCCGGCGTCACGCCGTAG